The Silene latifolia isolate original U9 population chromosome X, ASM4854445v1, whole genome shotgun sequence genome contains the following window.
ggtgcaactaataggcgaatatcaattttgatattgttcttaggccaattttgctaggaccgaaggttaattctgaatcctttatactttgtttatgtattttgtttatgactattgatcatcactgttaaattcgttataatccttcaatataaagggaagtatacagataatttcccaCAAATATAAGTAAGTTGATAGTCATGGAAAGAAGTCTAGAGGATCTTGGTGAGTGTTGTGTAGTCTTTGAGGTTACGCGGACGTAACCTTAATTTTAAGTAGGGTAGGATGTCATATTTCGTTCATATCacttctttttatttgttatttggttGGCTTAAGAAATGTTGGTAAGCGTGATGAGATCTGTTGTAGCATTAGAGTGGATTTAAGGATTTAGTTGTTGTAAATGTTGGTGGTACACCACGTAGCGTGTGAGTATGTGGGGGAGAGAATTGGATAAGACCACGTAGCATGTTAATATTTGGGATTATAGTGGTGTCAAGATAGAGGTGGAACTTCGGGACGCAGTTATTTTTAAGTGAGGTAGAATGTAATACTACTGAAGTTAATGGTATATATGTTGGGTAAAATGTGTAAGTGGCGTCATAATGTGAGTTAGCAGTGATAACATTTTGATTAGCATGCAGGGTCTACGTGGAATAGGTTTTGAGTGGTTGTTAGTATgcgcgaacttcgaggacgaagttcattttaaggagggaagactgtaatactccacatattttatggttatagGACCCTTTGTGTGTGTCTAAAGTACAAGGTAGACTATGAAAAGTTAATAGGAAGCTTGCACAAATGTgccaattatggaaatgtgatcACTTGTTTCAGGGGTAATTTGAAACGGAAATATCTAGCGTTTTGCAGCTTCTATGAGGGTGATTCCAATTTGAGGTGAAAGCTTAtggtcttagctttccaacgcatggtcacaagcttgattccgatcagtaacgaagaaatgacagttGTTTGAAAATCAGTGCGCAAAGCTAAACTCGCTGAGTGATGTTACGCGCTAATTAGTTTCATAATTTCGCACCTTATTATAATATtcctaataatataatattatatcccattattattatgattatgattattattattattattattatttattttacctgccataaatattttattataatattattatatctTACAACTTATAAACTTTCCTAAAACGATACTaccttactactatatatacaaTAGCAAACCACAAGTTTTATTCACTTTCACAAaacataaaatatatatatagagagagagaaggAGACTAGAGAGATAAGGAGCTTGTTCATCTTTTTTCATCTTAAGGTTAATTGGTGACGCTTTTGTGAGACGGGTTTTGTTGCTTGGATTCATGTGCTTTGCTATTTGGATTTTGTTGAGCCGCTTTGCTAtacaggtaggatagctactcaatcactttaatgtttacgtGAATGGTATTATCTAATTTTActggttgaattatttggaattgtgatggatgatatatgattgttggttggttgcATTGAGATATATTGTTTAATGATTACCTCACTTGTGGAtcgagatgatttgattattgactacctcggctcgtgactgagatgcttATATTGATTTGGTTTCCCCAGCCTCATATCTGGGATGGTAAGTatattgtttgcatatcatatcatgagcacttgcattggtttccccaggctggttctccaggacttgtctctgggatgttattgagattaccccggcaagggattggcgggatgaacgggagcgtcggaggattgatcatgaggatgcattgcatttgcatttgatatTGTCTTGaattcatttattgttgttgtttagctattcctactcaacctcatggttgacagtgtatttgtgaacacctgtggtgaaccataatggggagcagatttgataggtactaaagattagctgacttgggagctatgggatgcgtgaggacttggtcaatctacctagaagtctagaccacgtagattatgagatcactttatttatttccgctgcgagttgtaaattattttatattaagttttagttgattaatttgtaatacatatgtattcactaaaagttttaatttaaagtactttggtttgttgtactttgttattcactacctcgggaaaccgagatggtaacaattcTATTTATTTGgcaatgtctagctaaaggctcctgaataaatgggtgtgttattattattattattattattattattattattattattattattattattattattattattattattattattattattattattattattattattattattattattattattattattattattattattattattattattattattattattattattattattattattattattattattattattattattattattattattattattattattattattattttataataaaacgcaaacttttttaattagttaaaagtttacaagaaattggtgggcagaTAAGATATAATCTGTGTGCCGACTCCCTTAGTAATAGCAAAtctaagtttattattattattattattattattattattattattattattattaatattattattattattattattattattattattattattattattattattaattttatagcaataaaatcttataagatagaaaagaataaatcaaataatataaggagataatataTCTGTTAACAAATACTACTTTGAAATTTACCTAATCTTATCCTTCTAATTTTAATGCCATAATATCTAAGaagatgagaaagaataaatctaataatatatgagataacaaatctctaataaaatattatcttaaagatttactcaatcttatccttctatccttacaacaatcaatatatatacttcaggctttttttgatgtttttctattagaattagaaaactatacacttattattattattattattattattattattattattattattattattattattattattattattattattattattattattattacatcatcatcatcatcatcatcatcatcatcatcatcatcatcatcatcatcatcatcatcatcatcatcaccatcaccatcaccatcaccatcaccatcaccatcaccatcaccatcaccatcaccatcaccatcaccatcaccatcaccatcaccatcaccatcaccatcaccatcaccatcatcatcatcatcatcatcattattattattataaaacgcaaattttttttaatcaatcaaatgtttacaagaaattggtgggcagctAAGATATAATCTGTGTGCCGACTCCCTTAgtaatagcaaagctaagtttattattattattattattattattttttcttttttttttattataaaaaggatgcacgcagctttcattaaaagaaaaataaaagtttacatgaaattggtggggagccgagagacaatctgggctcccacgcCCTTAGCAACAGGAAAGCTAAGTCTAATAAAAATGTAACcgaccacccgagcccccgcatcctgagataccaagaattattattattattataattttttttttatttttttttatttttttttattttttgcaaggaaggtatctccatttttattcatCCATTAAGGGAACAAAAAATGGAGTAAACTTACAAAAACTATCCTCTAAAAGCCTAATACAAGGCTCAAAATCACATCCAACTAGGAATATACTCTACTAGGTCACCCGACCTGCTACCCTGGCCATGAGCAATCAGTCGAATGCCAACAATATACTTAATAGATTGAAGAAGGATGCTAACAGGCCGTTCCTGTCCTTTAAAAATCCGCAGATTCCTTTCTTGCCAAATCTGATTGATTGCCACTGTAAGACTTGACACATACCAACTATATTTCCAATGCCTTCTATGTCTCCGACTTTGGCTCCATCTAATCTCCCTATGTAAATCCATAGCAGGTCTCTTAATAGACATCCAACTCAACAGAGCTTCCCACAGCAGCTTAGAGTAAGGACAGTGAAAGAATAAATGGGAATGGGTTTCAGAATTACTTTTACAGAAAGAGCATCTATTAATCAAAACCAATCCCTTCCTAATGATATTGTCAGACGTTGCCAGTTTCAATTCAGCAGCAAGGGAAGCTGTAACCCGGTGTGCAGGGATAATGATAAGGTGAGTGAGAGCTTTAGCCCAGGTATAAAGAGTACCAGGAGCTCGCAACCCATCATAAGCAGTGGCTAGATTAAGCTTGCCATGCTGCACACAACTGTGAAGAAAAGCTTGCGCAGCATTTAGATTCCCAAATTTTTGAAGACAAAAGTCTCTAATCGCGAACACTTCGAAGCTTTGGAAAATCTATCGCCAGATCGCAGACCAGATATTGCTACCATTCAGAGCATAGACTCTATGCCAACGTGCCCAGAGACCATCAGAATGCTCAATTCGCCAAAGCCAACGGAGAAGCAAGGCTCTATTCCAAGAGAGAAGCACTTTAATACCAAAACCACCCTCAGGCCAGGGAAGACAGATGGATTTCCAACTCTTCATAGTCATGTGCCTGCAACCATTGGTAACTTGCCAAAAGAAATTTTTACTCAATCTATTAAGTAGTTTGAGTACCCCCTTAGGCAATAAAATGGTAGAGCACCAATAAGTTTGCAATCCCATCAGAACTGAGTTAATCAACTGCAAACGCCCAACATAACTCAGAAAAGAGGTTGTCCAATGATGAATAGCACCCTGAACCTTAGTAAGAAGTGGTCCAAAGCATggttgtcagaatcgcgattcgatccaacgattctacgattttacgatccaaaaatgcttgaccgattctggatcctacgattctatcatagttgtagaatcttatgatcctattaatttgaaaatttctagagatgggatcataatacgatcttacgattttacgatcctacgatccgattccataataaaaaaataatatatatttttatataatgacacggtaaaacccaaatttcgtgtaagttgttcatacaatgatactaaaatcattaattaccaatattttatgaataaatattaataaataagtgttttgattttcaattatatgtttttaccaaataaaaaatcatatttagtgagtttgtagaatcttgcgattttacgatccaattctaccgattcgatcctaccctccccatcgatccaaagtagaatctcgatcctgacaacattggtcCAAAGTGTTCAAGACAAAGCCTAGACACATTAAGGGGGACCCCTAAGTATCTAAAGGGAAAAGTACTATGGGAAAAGCTGGTGAACTGTAAAATAGCAGACTAAACAACAGGGTGCACACCTCCAAAATAGATGGAAGTCTTATCAGGATTTGCAATGAGTCCAGAAAGCCTGCCAAATTTATCAAGGACCTGGACAGCAGCTGCTACAGAAGGAACATCTCTCCGTGTAAAAATCattaaatcatcagcaaagaTGAGGTGGGTGAGGTTCAACTGAGTGCATTTTGGGTGATAAGAAACATTAGGCTGCTTGCAAATAACTCTTAAGTACCTAGAGAGCACTTCCATACTCAAGACGAAGAGATAGGGAGAAAGAGGGTCTCCCTGCCTCACACCACTCTTCCCTTTGAAAAACCCATGACTAGTCCCATTAACTTTTATGGAAAACCAGGAACCAGTAGTGCAAGTCATTATCCATCTGATGAAGATTTCAGGGAAATGGAAAGCTTTCAACATGTTTTCAATAAAACTCCATTGCAGAGTATCAAATGCTTTACGAATATCCACCTTCATAAGACAACGAGGAGTGAGGTATTTCCTGCCATATCCTTTGACCAAGGCTTGAGAAAGCATCACATTTTCAAAAATATCTCTCCCCTTAATAAAAACAGCCTGCTCTCCACCTATGAGATCAGGGAGAAAAGGTTGCATTCTTTTTGCCAGGATTTTACTGATTACCTTGTATACAGTGGAGCAACAAGAAATTGGCTTATAATCAAGAACACTATCAGCTACTTTCTTCTTAGGGATAAGGGAGATGATGGTAGAATTTGCCTGCTTAGAGAGCTTCCCAGTTTTAAAGAAACTGTCAATTGCCCTACAGAAATCCCCTTCAATAATTGGCCAAGAATGTTTAAAGAACTCAGCTGAAAAACCATCTGGCCCAGGACTTTTATCAGAACCAATACTGAATAAAGCTTCTTTGATTTCAATCTGTGACACAGGCCCCTGCAAGGCATGCCAATCCTCAGTAGAGATAGTACTTCCTTGAGCAATATAATCCTGATCAAGATCCTCAACAGGGATAGCTTGTCCTAAGAGAGTGGAATAGTAATCCACAAAAGCAGAAGCAACATCTTCAGGGCCAGATTTAAGAATACCATTCTTATCTTTAATTGAACCAATCAGTTGCTGAGCTTTCCTTTCAGCAATCTTGGCAAAAAAGAATTTTGAACTGCAGTCATCATGATTGAGAGATTGAACTTTAGCTTTTTGTCGAAGCATACTTAGTTCTGCTCTTTTTAAAGAGCTGAAAGCATCCAGGAGATCATGTTCCTTCTGAATCAGAAAAGCTGATAGAGGGTCATATTGCATAACTGATTGGCAATTGTGAAGTGCATCTCTAGCCTCCTGGACTTGAGCATTCAAGTTGGTAAAACTAGCTTTATGAAGGCTAAGCAAATCAGGCTTAAGACTCTTCATTTTACTGAAGAGGATGTGCATTAGAGTGCCATAATGAGTGCCCTTCCATTTATTTTTGACAATGTCATTGAAGAGAGGGGACTCAGTCCAACAGTTCAGAAAACTAACTTCTTGACAACCACCTCAGAAAGGGCAGTGACAAGGGTAGGAGAATGGTCAGAAATCCCTGCAGGAGGAAAAAATACAGTTGAATTAGGATAGCTGCTCAGCCAAGCTTGATTAACCAAGGCTCTATCCAACTTAGGCCAAACTCTGGTACCCATTTCTTGCTTGTTAGTCCATGTAAACTCACTACCAGTCCCATTAAGATCATCTAGTCCAGCTTGTAAGAGGCACTGATTAAACTCCAGGATATCATTTATATCAGGAGGAATGTTACTAATACGTTCTGACAGATCCCTTACAACATTAAAATCCCCTAAAAGAAGCCATTCCTCAGTGAGAGTAGAAATAGCAGCCAGATGACTCCATAGAGCTCGTCTTTGAGCACCATCATTGAACCCATAAACCATAGTGAGCCAACAACTTTTGCCAGAAGCATAATGATGCAATTTACAGTGAATGAATTGCTCATGCACAGTGAAATGATCTAAGTGTATAGTACTTGGATTCCATAAACACCAGATTCGCCCATTGTAGTGAGCAGTGTAATTGGTGACAATACTGTATTGAGAGAAATGGTTTTTTGACAATTTTTGCAACATGATGTTCCTTAACTCGAGTTTCAAGGATACCCAACACATCCAATCTATTAGTTCTAAGAAAAGTATTAACCTCAGCCTGTTTCAAAGGATCATTCAGGCCACGAATATTCCAAGCAGAGAGCTTCATAATTGTATTTTATCAGGTGGGTcatctgttggagcttgtgtcctccagttagtgcggataacgtcattgcacatacacttgtacggacaagtgggagcttgttggggctggtgtccttaacagttagtgcaaggacttataaatctctaaaaggatcaaagggcatacttttggtattattatcagttgatccacgtttatcaataacgattggcttgctagataagtttgacgttattgtcatacagatggcggtgatcaactggtccctaaaagtcacacctagaggatacgtttgagagatgtgacggtatgaaaatacagtcatgtagatgccaattttgactaaccagttagtccgagttatttgactagtaattagtcaaaatgtgatgttgagatattttatttaatacggattaaataaaatgggctaagcgaattaacaagattaattagtaaaattaaatataagcgatttatatttgattaatgtatattgaatataattatacaatattgtctttgtcggacatgtattaataattcaactaatccgtcttattagttgatgctttaatatccgataaccgatgtgatttataatgaaaccgtgtcatatatACATTTAGCggatttcgggtcgtaccatgagttaaaaattagagaaagtggaaagcccactttcCCCATGTAAAGCTCTCGGCCGAACAAAGGGAACAAAAGGGAGCcctcctctcttttgtaacctaatcgtcattagtgaaaaacaattagggtttcagtgcaactttctctgaaattcctagatctcacatctgtaaaacctcacaatagctttctcaatattgcaagtcaattagaaagaatttctagcacaagggcatagtctctgacggtcttgggtgcaacaattaggaggaaatctcttttgatttctgttctttacgccgtgcatcaaaggacccgaggttgattctttatctttatcgttttattgttgtatttcgtttatgaccatatttcacatgttaaatttacgttatagtcctaaatttaaagggtcttatacggatattaccccacaagtggtatcagagcgaggccacgtaaattttcattgtgatttttcataaatcgatttgaaacgatcttgtttttgtcttaaaaaccgtgcggcatcagcctatttctcacggcagaaatttttttttttttggtcattgcgtttttgtgttttgataaccGTGTCTTGTGTTTACACGGTGATACGGTTGTTATTGTccgttgcatattgttattttacacgatcattatagcaatatgtttgtgttttgcaatttgttgatttaattttacaaggttttgatcaaaattgcaatatGTTTTGTGTTGacaaactgtttcacgagggttttaagttttccagaaatttttgtactcgatcgagcaagttgttaaatcgatcgagaggtttttctgtcttgtttttactcgatcgagtccttgttgaactcgatcgaccctttttaaaaccctactgctcgatcgagaagtcctcgtactcgatcgagcagatttgctgataaaagtactcgatcgaccaccagtttagtcgatcaagcactttctgtttggccatcctctcgatcgacttgcagttcagtcgatcgagctcttttgttcctcgatcgagcactattgtccctggatcgagggatttttgttctggcagctttgaaaatttatttccttttgttttaaattttcttttggccttaaaatgtactttatacggatattgtacactcgctatgattgtgaaacggttcacacacgtaccattaagttactttaaaacgatttatagtaacggattatctcggattaaaattaacttgactaaagcggttttgtcatataattttaattatctttggtggtttggataaatttaacataattacggaattatgtcacgaataaatttaatttagttgatgcattttatttatcgttcttgtttaatttgaatgcttttaattacgtatttatttatttttgcaaacggttgtaacttagtgtggccttagtagaacgtgttaccgtaatgatggaacacggtcttggttgtattttgagatctcgtatctccgttttggatttttcacttgtaattacagttttgtatttagaatgtaaataggtttatatttgtaaattttaattgtaatttttgagaagaccaaagatggagaccggatgctcactcccgctacatggatcaagatggaacatcaagacaagcttctcgggtccaacagtggattccaaagttgttttatgttctttttattaggataggccacactaggatttttatttacgtattgcattccttttatttattttcgtaacgataatatgcatcatattccgcctaaaaaccaaaccaccaacttattgcatgaaaactgacacatatagaggtcacgagttagtttttttttacattctcatgtcacacgattttaagccatcacccaaattaattcattcacgcagacgctagttattcgttcacttaatatgaattataatttagttgatgagatcttcctcgtataaacaaaaattgagaacggtctttataggtcaaactccaatgagtcccttcttcgtcggtaggcataatatgaccccttctacgtcgggtaagttggaactgattgacctattttatctcaacactatggtcactaaatacgatcctgtgactatggtggactatagataggatttacggaaatctatcgaccaagagttcttacggaagaattagctaaacagttggcttatcaatttacagaaattgagtcttgggatcacttgtatcattcttgagggagatcaattatgcaagtgcgagagtctacatgttaaaatgaattttaaaatagacttaaatcacctcgatgagttgcttatttcgttttgtttttctttctttttcagtgtagatcacgaattaTTAAAgcgctaataacaaatggctggttctacgataacccaatgccaagtgccacattggaccgtgagtcccggcttcggatcttcatgaatcggatgaatcgtctactcgatgaagaatgatggatcaaacttcgcggaccgggaggcggcattacggaatgccgcgccGCCGAcggaaactcaaatatctattagagcccatcccgcaaacccaggtcccacggcagagcttt
Protein-coding sequences here:
- the LOC141618614 gene encoding uncharacterized protein LOC141618614, which gives rise to MKSWKSICLPWPEGGFGIKVLLSWNRALLLRWLWRIEHSDGLWARWHRVYALNGSNICCVQHGKLNLATAYDGLRAPGTLYTWAKALTHLIIIPAHRVTASLAAELKLATSDNIIRKGLVLINRCSFCKSNSETHSHLFFHCPYSKLLWEALLSWMSIKRPAMDLHREIRWSQSRRHRRHWKYSWYVSSLTVAINQIWQERNLRIFKGQERPVSILLQSIKYIVGIRLIAHGQGSRSGDLVEYIPSWM